A segment of the Candidatus Margulisiibacteriota bacterium genome:
GTTCCTTGTGATGTTGACCGCATAAAACGGTTGTCTATTATTGACGGAAAGGACGTTAATATGGCCAGATTGGCCATTGTTGGAAGTTCGAAGGTAAATGGTGTGTCGCAATTGCACGCTCGGAAATTAATAGAAACTGTTTTTTCGGATTTCTATCAAATATATCCTGAAAAATTTTTAGGGATAACCAATGGAGTTACCCAGAGAAGGTGGTTGCTAAAAGCCAATCCCAGATTAGCCAAATTAATAACTTCTAAAATCGGTGATAAATGGATTATAGATTTATCCCATTTAAAAGAACTGGAACAATTTGTGGATGATGAAGATTTTATCAAAGAATTAATCAGGGTCAAACTTGCGAATAAGTCAGACCTGGTTGATGTTATTGAAAAGCGTAATCCACTTAGAGATAAAACCGGTAAAATTGTAAGTAGGATCAGAGTAAGCCCCAATTCAATTTTTGATATACAGGTAAAAAGAATACATGAGTATAAGAGACAGCTTATGAATGCGCTGCATATTCTGATGCAATATAATGAAATAAAAGCTAATCCGAACGCAAAAATTATCCCCCGCACCTATATATTTGCAGGCAAGGCTGCACCGGGTTATAAAACAGCCAAGGATATTATTCAGTTTATTAACATATTGGCCAGAAAGATTAACAATGACCCGGATATTGAAGATAAAATAAAAATCGTTTTTATGGAGAATTACAATGTTTCGCTTGCAGAAAAAATAATTCCCGCAGCCGACGTTAGTGAACAAATATCTACCGCAGGTATGGAAGCAGCAGGAACAGGCAATAATAAATTTGCTATGAACGGCGCTTTAACAGTAGGCACCTGGGATGGCTCTACCATAGAAATGGCTGAGCAGATTGGCCAGGACAACAAAGGAGAAGAGAATGTTTTCCTTTTTGGTAAGAAGGCTGAAGAAGTGGATATCTTGTTACAGAATGGAAATTATGATCCTAAAAGAGATATGTATGATAAATATCCGGAAATAAAACAGCTCATAGACCAGCTTTGGAATAATGAACTGACTGATGATAATGATGAACAAAAAATACTTTGGAGTATTGCAGACAGACTGGTTTACAAACAGGAAGACGGCACACCCGGAGACAGGTATCTGGTGCTGGCTGATTTGCTAGCCTACAGGGACACACAGCACCAAATAGATGATCTTTACAGAAATCCAAAGGCATGGGGTAGAAAAATGCTTCTGAATATCGCCCGCATGGGTTATTTTTCCAGTGATCGCAGCATAAGAGAGTATAGCGAAAAAGTCTGGGACCTCAAAACCGTAGAAACTTAGCCTATATTTGCCAGATAGTTTTTGTTTTTTTGGCACCAGTCAGCATATTTTGCATTAAATAAATTAAAATTAATTATGTATCCTATAGCTTCTTCAATTTTTGTTCTGTTAACAGGATTGAGGGATTTTCTTAACGCTATTAAAAGATTTACGGAATTTGTATTATTTGGTGTTAAAAAATTTTGTTTTAAGATGTTTCCCAGGATACCTTCTCCGAGGTTATAGGCAACAATCGCCAATTCAGAAGATGCATTTTGATAATTCTTATATTTATCCAGCAGATATTTAAGATAACGAACGCCAACTCGAATATTAATCAGATTTACATTGTGTTGTTCCTCATCCCTTAGGTTTATTTGTAATGGATCCAGTTTGTCTATTGCTTCAATTGTAAGCTGCGGCAGGTATGTCGAGTTGCCATAATTTTTGCTGTAAAGATCCTTTTTTAGCTCAATTTTTGTTTGCACTACAGCAGGCTTCATTAATTGCATGAATCCCATAGCATTTGTTTTGGACTTCGCTCTTGGATTCCAGGCGCTTTCAATTCTGATAACTGCCAGTATCATGTGCAAAGGGACGTTATATCCAGCTGAGTATTTTTTAATTTCAGGCAAATATTTATCAAAAGATTTGCTTTGAGTTAGTAACATTCGATCTTTCATGCCGTTTTTGTTTTTGCCATGGCCCGGTTTGGCGGCAACCCTGATGTCATCTGTTTTAGACTTTTTAGGATTAATGAGTTCTATAGGGATTACTCCATCCCTGGAATCTTTTTTTTTGTCTTTTAATAGATAATCTAAGGTTAACAAAATATCTTTATGGCAGATATCGTCATTAATATGGGAGAGCTTGTATCTTTGCTTAAAATTATCCAGAGCTGCGTCCCAGCCGACATTCTCATAAAGTACGCCCTGTTCACCTCTCTTATAAAAAAAGCCCAGTTTATATAATGCCTTCAAAACAGTCCCGGGCAGCATAACCGGATTTTTTTCGCTGGCTTTTAGTTCAGCCAACATTTCTTTTTTTTCATTTTCAACAGTTTTTATAAAATCATCAATAGAATTTGAACATGCCCATTCCCGTTTAAGTGCCACAATTTCATTATCTGAAATTTTCCCATTGTTATCGAAATCTATTACCTGCCGTACAGTTTTGGCTTTTTGCAGGGCTTCATCAAAATTTTTTGAAGAGTTTAAGCAGGCTTTTAATATTTCATTTTCTACATAGGTTATTTGTCTGTCATTATTAACATCAAGAGTTTGAAAAAGTTCCCGCAAAACATTTAGCTCTTCTTGGGCAGCCTTCTTCTCCCCGTTGCTTATAATGGCTGTGTCTCCCAGCCCGAATATTCCAAAGCGCATAGATAGATTATGCTTTTGTAAAACCAGTTTTTTGAGCTCGACATCTTTAATATCCGGAGCCATATTTTTGGCTTCAGCATCGTAATTTATTTTACTATCTTTGGCAATGTCCTCTGCCGAGGCGTTGTCTTTTAGTTTTTTAACCTCACTGCGTAAATAGTCTTTTATAGGCTTTGGATATACTGTTGCTTCCATACGTACAATTTGTGCCCGTAAATCAGAATTCCTAAACAATTTATTTAGAAATGAAAAACGGAAAATGTTATAATGCAGAAAAATGGAAGGGGATAAATATATGGAAAATGAATTAAATTTCGAAACTTTAGCACTGCACGCGGGCCAGGATATTGAAAGCGATACCTTATCCAGAGGCGTTCCGGTTTATCGAACATCTTCATATGTTTTTAAGGATACCCAGCATGCTGCTGATTTGTTCGGGCTGAAAACACCTGGCAATATTTATACCCGTATTATGAACCCGACCCAGGATGTTCTGGAAAAACGTGTGGCAGCACTGGAGGGCGCTCCTGCAGCGTTGGCCTTTGCATCTGGCACGACAGCTATTTTTAATACAGTTATAAATATTTGTACGACAGGAGATGAGATAGTCTCCTCAAAATATCTTTATGGTGGAACATATACTATGTTTAATGATATTCTGCCGCAATTCGGTATCAAAACAAAATTTGTTGATATTATTGATTCTTTTGCAATTGAAGGCGTTATTTCGGAAAAAACCAGGCTGATTTATGCGGAAACCATCGGCAATCCGACACTGGATTTTGCGGATATTGAAAAGATCGGCAAAATCGCAGAAAAATATCGCTTGCCCCTGGTAGTTGATGCCACTTTTACAACACCCTATCTTTTACGAACGCTGGAACACGGGGCCAATATAGCTATTCATTCTCTTACCAAATGGCTGGGAGGTCATGGCTCTGGAATAGGCGGTATTGTAGTGGATGGTGGGAAATTTGACTGGACAGATAAAAAGTTTAAACTGCTTAATGAACCGGACAGCAGCTATCATAATGTTCGCTTTGCTTATGACCTTGGTGAGCAGAACCATCTGGCCTTTATTAACAGGTTAAGACTTGTACCGTTGAGGAATCTTGGAGCTTGTATATCACCGGATAATGCCTGGATCTTTTTGCAGGGGATTGAGACCCTGCCGCTCAGGATGGAACGCCACTGTGAAAACGCTTTAAAGGTTGCACAATATCTGGCTAATCATCCAAAAGTAGCGTGGGTAAGATATCCCGGTTTAAAGGAAGACCCTTCCTATGCTGTTTCGAGTAAATATTTAAAAAAGGGTTTTGGGGGCATGGTAGTTTTTGGTATTAAAGGCGGTAGCGCTGCAGGCTCAAAATTTATCGACAACCTGAAATTATTCTCACATCTGGCCAATGTCGGCGACGCCAAGAGCCTTGCAATTCATCCGGCCAGCACTACTCATTCTCAGCTCAGTGCCAAGGAACAGCTGGAAGGCGGCATTACGCCGGACCTGATAAGACTATCAATAGGTATTGAGCATATTGATGACATTATAAGTGATTTAGAACAAGCGCTGGAGTAAGGGGCTCAGGGCTCTGTAGATTTGTAGAGCCAACAGGTCACCCTGAGCCTGACGAATGGGTGACTAACACTGGGAAAGTCATACTTAGTCGAGCTCAGTATGACATTATGGGAAAGCTAGTATAAACAGAAAATCGTTAACTCCTGGATTCCCGCTTCTCTCCTCGGCGAAGCCTCCGGCGTAGCTGGGTCGCGGGAATGACTGAAAAAATGTAACAAGGAAACCCTTAATGCATAAACAAAAAAATTTGATCGAAAAAATATTTAAGCTCAAACAACAGAGAAGGGCTATTATACTGGCCCATAATTATCAGCGCCCGGAAATTCAGGCTATTGCTGATTTTGCCGGCGATTCACTGGAACTTTCCAGACTGGCTGCCGAAACCAAGGCAGATTGTATTGTGTTTTGCGGTGTACGTTTTATGGCCGAAACCGCCAAAATCCTTTCACCGCAAAAAACCGTGCTTTTACCTGAGTACGATGCCCGCTGCCCCATGGCCAGCCTGGTAAATGCCGAAGATGTTCGGGCGCTCAGAAAACAACACCCAAAAGCCAAAGTTATCTGCTATGTAAACACAACAGCAGAGGTTAAAGCTGAGTCTGATGTCTGCTGCACATCAGCTAATGCAGTGCAGATAATAAAAAAAATTGACGCTGAGGAAATAATTTTTGTGCCGGATAGAAATCTGGCCGCTTATTGCCAGACTTTTACTGACAAAAAGATAATTATCTGGGACAAGGGTTATTGTTACGTACATGACCGCATCACTATGGAGGATGTGAACAAGGGTAGAAACAAATGGCCGGAAGCTTTACTGCTGGTACATCCGGAGTGCAGACTGGAAGTTATAAGACTGGCTGATCAGGTGCTCTCGACAACAGGTATGATTGATTATGTAAAAAAGTCCAAAGCCAAAAAATTTTTAGTAGCAACCGAAGATGGAATACTCTACAGAATGAAAAAAGAAAACCCTGACAAGGAATTCATGGTAGTTGGGAGCGTGAATCAATGCTGTAATATGAAAAAGACCACACTTCAGGACATTTTTTATGCGCTTCATAAAAATCAAACAAAAATTGTTTTAAAAGATGATGTAATCCAAGCCGCAAGCTATTGTCTGAAGGCCATGCTTACCTATGTCTAAAGGCAAAGTTCTGGTAGCCATGAGCGGAGGGGTGGATTCCTCTGTAACTGCGGCACTTTTACAAGATGAGGGCTATAAGGTATCCGGTGTTTATATGAATGTCTGGGACGAAACAGACAAACGTGTTACCAATATTTCCAAAACCTGTTATGGGCCGGGGAAAGATAAAGAGGCGCAGGAAGCCCGAAGAATTGGGAAACTGCTTGATATTCCCATAACTAGTATTAATTTGAACCCCGAATTTACCGAATGTGTATTGAGTTATTTTACAAGCGAGTATCATCAGGGGAGAACACCCAATCCCTGCGTGGTTTGTAACCAGAAAATCAAATTCGGTGCGCTAATCCAGAAAGCACGTGAATGTGGTCTTGAGTTTGATTATTTTGCCACCGGTCATTATGCCAAAACCTATTTTGATAAAAAAAGAACCAGGTATATTCTGCAAAGAGCCCAGGATCTGAAAAAAGACCAATCATATTTTCTTTACAGGTTAAATCAGGAACAGCTGAAAATACTTTTATTTCCGCTGGGGGACTATTTGAAAGCAGACGTAAAAAAGCTGGCAGTCAAATATGGCTTGGGCCTGGAGCAAAAAAAGGAAAGCCAGAATTTTGTGGACGGTGATTATTCCTATTTACTGGGAGAAACGTCCGGCGCGGGGGATTTTATACTGGAGGACGGAAAAGTTGTGGGGCGGCATAAAGGAATCGAGTTTTATACTATCGGCCAGAGGCGGGGCTTGGTTATATCTGCCAAAGAGCCGTTTTATGTGTTGCGGATAGATAAAAATAGCAATCAGGTTGTTTTGGGCAAAGAAGCTGATTTATCTAAAAAAGAACTGACGGCCGGGGATATAAACTTGATCGCAATTGATTCCTTGAAGCAGGAAATAAGTGTATCTGCCAGAATCAGATATGCCAGCGAGCTTTCATCCGCCAAAATAATACCGTTAGAAAATAATAGAGTAAAAGTAATTTTTGAAAAACCGCAGAAGGCCATAACTCCTGGGCAATCCGTGGTTTTTTATGATGGAGATGTCGTGGTCGGTGGGGGAGTTATCGAGTAAACCTCATCCCGGCCGCTCTCCTATGTAGGATGGGGGAACGGAAGGAAAACTTTGGAAGAACTGCATGTGATTTTTAAAGGACAGGTTCAGGGAGTCGGGTTCAGAGCAACCACTATGCGGCTGGCTCACAAGCATAGAGTGTATGGCTGGGTAAAAAATAAATCCGATGGGACTGTGGAGCTTCTGGCACAGGGAGAAAAAGAAGTTCTCTTTGGTTTTTTGGCCGATATAAAGGATTATTTTAGTTTTTATCTTACAGATTCAGCAGAAAACTGGCGAAGCATGTCAGCGAGTTACCACGATTTTCGAATAATTTATTAATTATTTATAGTGTTTTCCATGAAATTTTCTGCAATTTTGTCTATTATTTGGGATGATCTAGCTAGAAAACCGATAAATTTATAGGGAAGAAACGATAAATGGAAAAAAAGATAATATCAGATAAAGCATTAATAATAGAAATGATAAACAGGTATAATATAAATATGCTTACCGAAGGTATTTATGATTATTATTCTGTGGGCCGGGTTGCGGCAAAGGCCACATTGGAGAATTCGGCAGTACAGCTTGAGCTTGATTTCGGCGGAGTTGATTTTTTAGCCTACAGGATGGAATTTTTGACAGGATTTTTTCATTATATCCTGGAAAAAACTAAACAAATTCCCAGTAAGCTTGTTGATAAGAAAATTATTTTAGCCCTGGATGATTATGATAAACATAACGAAAAAATAAAAGACACCCTGAAATGGTTCGCGTATAACCTGGAGCATATCCTGGACATCCAGGAAGAACAAAACATAGATTATGCGACCCTTTATAATCTGGTAATAGTATAAAATCTTTCCTTTAACAGTTCCGGTTTAAAAAGAAATATTCCGGGAATAATAAATATATGGTTTTCCATAAGGTTATAAGTTTGTTAAAAAATGAGGTTGTTCAAGCGCAAAAGGGCCTTGCGGCGTTGTTCAGGTGCATCTCTTCTTTTAAATTGGGCTCAGTTGATACTTATGATCAGTCCAGAGATATGCAATCACATGTATTACGTGAACTGACATTATTACATGATTACGCGCAAAAAAATCCTTTATACAACCTGAAACTTGGCATGAATATCGTGGCAACCGCTTTGCGTTACTTAAGACATGGGTCTGCCGGCGCGACCGCGCAAAAAGGTTTGCTGGGCGCAACCGGGTATCTGAGGGGAGTTTTGTCGCAAGAATTTTTTCGTCGGTCTCTAAAATATTTGGGATTAGAAAACCTTCAGGGCAAGTATAGCATACACCCAGTGCGACCTGATGTTTTGCATGGATTAAGAAATGTTCAGCCGCTAAACATAGAGTGGGAAGAAATAAATATAGGGAAAAGAGACTATGAGAAGACACAAAAAAGAGCGCGACTTAAAAGCCTGGCCGATAGCCTTGAAATCAAGAACAATTCCGAACCTATATATCTCAACCTTAACATTGCTAATCATGATATCCATGATTGTTCAAAAGAAGACCTGCAAAAGATACATCTTTTTATCGAAAAATTAAAGGAATTTTTTGAACACACAGAAAAACCGAACATTTTTCTTCTTCATCAGATCAAAATAAATAATCAGGATTTTTCTTTTGTTAGAGATATGGGTGGGAAAGCTGGTAAACAAAAGGCTTTGGTCCAGGCATTCTTGTCTTCACACGGAGCAATACAGCTAAATAATATTGATCAATGGGTTCTTGATAGTAGTATAAAACAGAGCGAGCGGGACCCCCAGCCTATAACGGCGGAT
Coding sequences within it:
- a CDS encoding glycogen/starch/alpha-glucan phosphorylase, whose product is VPCDVDRIKRLSIIDGKDVNMARLAIVGSSKVNGVSQLHARKLIETVFSDFYQIYPEKFLGITNGVTQRRWLLKANPRLAKLITSKIGDKWIIDLSHLKELEQFVDDEDFIKELIRVKLANKSDLVDVIEKRNPLRDKTGKIVSRIRVSPNSIFDIQVKRIHEYKRQLMNALHILMQYNEIKANPNAKIIPRTYIFAGKAAPGYKTAKDIIQFINILARKINNDPDIEDKIKIVFMENYNVSLAEKIIPAADVSEQISTAGMEAAGTGNNKFAMNGALTVGTWDGSTIEMAEQIGQDNKGEENVFLFGKKAEEVDILLQNGNYDPKRDMYDKYPEIKQLIDQLWNNELTDDNDEQKILWSIADRLVYKQEDGTPGDRYLVLADLLAYRDTQHQIDDLYRNPKAWGRKMLLNIARMGYFSSDRSIREYSEKVWDLKTVET
- a CDS encoding transglycosylase SLT domain-containing protein, translating into MEATVYPKPIKDYLRSEVKKLKDNASAEDIAKDSKINYDAEAKNMAPDIKDVELKKLVLQKHNLSMRFGIFGLGDTAIISNGEKKAAQEELNVLRELFQTLDVNNDRQITYVENEILKACLNSSKNFDEALQKAKTVRQVIDFDNNGKISDNEIVALKREWACSNSIDDFIKTVENEKKEMLAELKASEKNPVMLPGTVLKALYKLGFFYKRGEQGVLYENVGWDAALDNFKQRYKLSHINDDICHKDILLTLDYLLKDKKKDSRDGVIPIELINPKKSKTDDIRVAAKPGHGKNKNGMKDRMLLTQSKSFDKYLPEIKKYSAGYNVPLHMILAVIRIESAWNPRAKSKTNAMGFMQLMKPAVVQTKIELKKDLYSKNYGNSTYLPQLTIEAIDKLDPLQINLRDEEQHNVNLINIRVGVRYLKYLLDKYKNYQNASSELAIVAYNLGEGILGNILKQNFLTPNNTNSVNLLIALRKSLNPVNRTKIEEAIGYIINFNLFNAKYADWCQKNKNYLANIG
- a CDS encoding O-acetylhomoserine aminocarboxypropyltransferase/cysteine synthase, with amino-acid sequence MENELNFETLALHAGQDIESDTLSRGVPVYRTSSYVFKDTQHAADLFGLKTPGNIYTRIMNPTQDVLEKRVAALEGAPAALAFASGTTAIFNTVINICTTGDEIVSSKYLYGGTYTMFNDILPQFGIKTKFVDIIDSFAIEGVISEKTRLIYAETIGNPTLDFADIEKIGKIAEKYRLPLVVDATFTTPYLLRTLEHGANIAIHSLTKWLGGHGSGIGGIVVDGGKFDWTDKKFKLLNEPDSSYHNVRFAYDLGEQNHLAFINRLRLVPLRNLGACISPDNAWIFLQGIETLPLRMERHCENALKVAQYLANHPKVAWVRYPGLKEDPSYAVSSKYLKKGFGGMVVFGIKGGSAAGSKFIDNLKLFSHLANVGDAKSLAIHPASTTHSQLSAKEQLEGGITPDLIRLSIGIEHIDDIISDLEQALE
- the nadA gene encoding quinolinate synthase NadA, yielding MHKQKNLIEKIFKLKQQRRAIILAHNYQRPEIQAIADFAGDSLELSRLAAETKADCIVFCGVRFMAETAKILSPQKTVLLPEYDARCPMASLVNAEDVRALRKQHPKAKVICYVNTTAEVKAESDVCCTSANAVQIIKKIDAEEIIFVPDRNLAAYCQTFTDKKIIIWDKGYCYVHDRITMEDVNKGRNKWPEALLLVHPECRLEVIRLADQVLSTTGMIDYVKKSKAKKFLVATEDGILYRMKKENPDKEFMVVGSVNQCCNMKKTTLQDIFYALHKNQTKIVLKDDVIQAASYCLKAMLTYV
- the mnmA gene encoding tRNA 2-thiouridine(34) synthase MnmA, which encodes MSKGKVLVAMSGGVDSSVTAALLQDEGYKVSGVYMNVWDETDKRVTNISKTCYGPGKDKEAQEARRIGKLLDIPITSINLNPEFTECVLSYFTSEYHQGRTPNPCVVCNQKIKFGALIQKARECGLEFDYFATGHYAKTYFDKKRTRYILQRAQDLKKDQSYFLYRLNQEQLKILLFPLGDYLKADVKKLAVKYGLGLEQKKESQNFVDGDYSYLLGETSGAGDFILEDGKVVGRHKGIEFYTIGQRRGLVISAKEPFYVLRIDKNSNQVVLGKEADLSKKELTAGDINLIAIDSLKQEISVSARIRYASELSSAKIIPLENNRVKVIFEKPQKAITPGQSVVFYDGDVVVGGGVIE
- a CDS encoding acylphosphatase, whose protein sequence is MEELHVIFKGQVQGVGFRATTMRLAHKHRVYGWVKNKSDGTVELLAQGEKEVLFGFLADIKDYFSFYLTDSAENWRSMSASYHDFRIIY